The stretch of DNA GAAATGGTGCATGGCATGAGCCATCTTCTCATCATAACCGTGCGCGACATCACCCAGGAAAAAATAAGGAAAGAGGAAGCCCTTCGCACCGGGCAACTTGCCGCCATAGGCGAACTCGCGGCCGGGGTGGCTCATGAAATCAACAATCCCATTAATGGAATCATCAATTATGCACAGATTCTCATGGATGATCATGAGGAAAAGGACGAAGCGGATAGCGTTCACAAAGACATTATGGGGCGTATTATCAAGGAAGGGGAACGTATTTCAACCATCGTCAAGAACCTTCTTTCCTTTGCCCGGCAGCGGGATGAAATCGTTGAACGCATCAAGCTAAGCGACATCATTCAAGACAGTCTTTCTCTGCTCATGCATCAATTGCACAAGGATGGTGTTCAGGTGACCGTCAATGTGCCGGAAGAACTTCCTTTGCTCAAGGGCAATCCCCAGCAACTGCAGCAGGTCTTTGTCAATCTGTTGACCAATGCCAATTATGCGTTGAATGAAAAATATCCGGGGCAAAACCCTGAGAAGCGCATCGAAATTGCCAGTGCCGTTGTCAGGCAGGACGGAAGGGATTTTATCCGAACCACGGTAAGCGACTGGGGGTCGGGCATTTCCCAGGATGTCATCGACCATATTTTCGACACCCTTTTCACCACCAAGCCACCGGGCGAGGGTACGGGTCTCGGTCTGAACATCAGCAAGGGCCTCATCCGCGATCACAACGGCTATCTTTCCCTGGCAAGCACGCCGGGCGAACCGACGGTTGCCACGGTAGACCTTCCTGTCTCGGAAACCCCGGCCGACAATGGCGACGATGAGTGATGCCGTTTCTGCTGAAAAGAAAGATTTAAAACTAATTTTACGTTATGATTGAGTCGGTATGCGCCGAACAACGGCGGCTGCGTTTTTGCCGCTGTCGGCGAAAAAGAAGAGTTCTTGATGTTGCAGCTTCTCATTTTGATCCCGGATTTTTGCATTTACCATTATGAAATTAAATAAAATTCTGCTGAAAGGCCTCGTGGCGATCCTGCCGATCGCCGCAACCCTGTATCTTCTGGTTTGGCTCATGACAACGGCTGAGCATGTCCTGGGCGGATTGCTGCAGATTGCCTTGCCTGATGGCTGGTATCGTCCCGGCATGGGCCTGGTTGCCGGTATTGGCGTGGTGCTGGCGGTCGGTTTCATGATGGAAAACTTTTTTGCCCGCAAGGTGGTTGCGTGGGTGGAAGAGTTTAATATACCGGGTCCCGTTTATAAAGAGCATTTACGGCGCGGTGCGTGATTTTCTGGCCTTTCTCTCCCAGGGCAAGGAAAAGGGGCCCCGACAGGTTGTTGCCGTTACTCTGGGCAACACGGGGGTGAAGCTGATCGGATTTGTCACACAGGATGAAGTCGCTTTTCTCCATTCGTTACCGGGAGAGGAAAAGGTGGCCGTTTATTTTCCCCTGAGCTATCAGATCGGCGGGTATACGGCGCTGGTTCCCCGAGCGATGTTGGAACCGCTTGATGTGACCATGGAACAGGCCATGCAGTTTGTCATGACCGCGGGCATCATCGAAGGGGAGAAGCAGGGAAAGAGGGCGATGCCCGGCCTGTGAGTCGAGCGGAAGACGGACATGGATTTGTTTCCCGGGCTATTTGCCGGGAGTCAGCACGCTGGTGATACCGTGGAAAGTGGAACCTGGAATGAGTACCTGAAATTTTTTGCCGCCCTTGTTGCCATCGTCAACCCCATCGGTGTCGTGCCGATATTTGTCAACCTGACTGTGGAACAAAGTGAAAGGGCGCGTCATCGGACGGCACTGACGGCCGCCTTTTCCGTGGCGGTTATTCTGCTGCTTGTTTTGTTCAGCGGCGAACTGATCCTGCGTTTTTTCGGGATTACGGTTGGCTCCTTCAAGGTGGGGGGCGGCATTCTTATCCTGCTCATGGCCATTTCAATGCTGCATGGCGCGGTGAGTCGGGTGAAACAGACGGAGGAGGAGGTTCATGATTCGGCTGATCGGGATAGCGTGGCGGTCGTGCCCCTCGGCACCCCGCTTCTTGCCGGACCGGGTGCCGTCAGCACGGTTATTCTCTATGCCCAGCGCGATTCCACCGTCTTTCATTATGGCGTTCTCTTTGCTGAAATTGTTTTGCTGGCAGGGCTGACCTGGATTATTCTGCGGCTTGCGCCGGGGCTGGCAAAAATGCTGGGAAAAACGGGAATTAATGTCGTGACCAGGATCATGGGCCTGATCATGACCGCGGTGGGAGTTGAATTTATCGCAAACGGTTTGAAACAGCTTTTTCCCGTGTTGGCAGGGTAGGCGGGTCAGTTCGTGTCCGGGGAATCGGTGAAAAAACGGCAGGCGCTGTCCTGCCAATCCCTGATCTGGTCGCTGTAAAGATCAACTTTTGTTTCCATGCCGCACACCGTGCAGACCACCCGGGCGCTGCTTCAGCGTCCTTTTATTTCCGCTCTGCCGCCGCAGAAAATACAGGTGAGATGTAATTCCGGTTCATTTTTCATGAGACCCTATGGTAAACGGCGCATCGTCAATTGGAAAGAAAAATAAGAGAGCAAGACGTTTTGGCGGAAAAAATGGATGTAACCGGGCTGACGGGCGGCATGGGATCGGGGAAAAGCGCCGTGGCGCGTTTCCTCTGCCGCAGGTTTGCCGTTTCATGTTTCAGTGCCGACCGGATCGTGCATGAATTGCTTGAGCCGCACCGGTCCTGCTGGCAGGTGGTTCGTGATCTCGACACGTCCTTTCTGAACGAGGATCAAACCGTCAAGAAGCCGTTTTTTCGGCAAGCCCTCTTTGGTGATGCCGCCCTGCGCCGACAGGTAAACGAGAGAATGCATCCCCTGGTTCGTCAGGCGCTGCTGGGGAAAATCCAGGGGGAACATCGCGAGAGCGGGCAGAGCCGTTTTCTTCTTGAGGTGCCGCTTCTGTATGAAGCGAACTGGCAGGATCTGTTTTCCCGGGTGATTGTCGTCTATGCGGAGCCGGAAAAATGCGTGGAACGAGTGATGGCGCGCGACGGTGTTCCGCGTGAGCTGGCGGAAAAGTCGATTTTTTCCCAATGGTCTCTTCGGGGAAAGGCCCTGCGCGCCGACCATGTGGTGAACAACAGCGGACTGTGGGCTGACGCCTGCATACAGCTTTCCCATCTTGGTGAATTGCTCTGGGGGAAGTGCGAAACGGGCACTTCAAAAAAAAGTCTATAAAAAAATCTTGACAGTATAGGAGAAATACAGCAAATATCATTAGTATCCCTGATCCTTCCACGTGCGACAAATTAACAGATCGTTGAGATCGTAATCGTTCCGTTTCATTTTCGTAATTTATCGAATCATTTACTTTCACAGAAATAACCTAGCATATCTACAAATATCTATTTTTATAATATTCTCTTTTTTTAACGGACGTAATCCGCTGCGCAAGATGTGTCGTTTCTGACATTTTCTAACCTCGTTACCTTGCATTGGTAAGGTTTTCATGCTTGTCTGGTCCATCTTTCGCCTCTTTAATAAAACGGATTTCGTCCGGCAGTTAGCAGGCCTGCGCGGCTCGCTTCGTGAAACCGGAAAAGTGTGCGCCGTCTCAAGAAAAAAATCAATGCAGGAGCAGTGAGTCAAACTCCCCGGATGCGGTGGAGGACTCATATTCAATCAGCAGGCTAACTTGAAAAGATGATTTTTCGATCATATGGAGCATCTTTGGGAGGATTTTCAATTCCGCGGGCGCGAGGATGAAAAAATCAACCAGGGTGCCTTGATCGAAAGAAAATACGGTTTTTCAGGTTGTCTGAAAAATTTAAAGTATGAACCGGCGGGTCAGCGGCGAAAGCCGTCCCGTCACAATTTGTTGAGGAGAAAAAAAGGCAGATGAATTTAACCGATTTAAAAGTAATGAAGATCAATGAGTTGACCAAGCTGGCCAAAGAGCTTGGCGTTGAAGG from Desulfobulbaceae bacterium DB1 encodes:
- a CDS encoding amino acid transporter, translating into MESGTWNEYLKFFAALVAIVNPIGVVPIFVNLTVEQSERARHRTALTAAFSVAVILLLVLFSGELILRFFGITVGSFKVGGGILILLMAISMLHGAVSRVKQTEEEVHDSADRDSVAVVPLGTPLLAGPGAVSTVILYAQRDSTVFHYGVLFAEIVLLAGLTWIILRLAPGLAKMLGKTGINVVTRIMGLIMTAVGVEFIANGLKQLFPVLAG
- a CDS encoding dephospho-CoA kinase, giving the protein MDVTGLTGGMGSGKSAVARFLCRRFAVSCFSADRIVHELLEPHRSCWQVVRDLDTSFLNEDQTVKKPFFRQALFGDAALRRQVNERMHPLVRQALLGKIQGEHRESGQSRFLLEVPLLYEANWQDLFSRVIVVYAEPEKCVERVMARDGVPRELAEKSIFSQWSLRGKALRADHVVNNSGLWADACIQLSHLGELLWGKCETGTSKKSL